Proteins co-encoded in one Lynx canadensis isolate LIC74 chromosome C1, mLynCan4.pri.v2, whole genome shotgun sequence genomic window:
- the NDUFS5 gene encoding LOW QUALITY PROTEIN: NADH dehydrogenase [ubiquinone] iron-sulfur protein 5 (The sequence of the model RefSeq protein was modified relative to this genomic sequence to represent the inferred CDS: inserted 1 base in 1 codon; deleted 1 base in 1 codon) — protein sequence MPFFDVQKRLGLNLDQWMTIQSAEQPHKIPGRCHAFEKEWIECAHGIGGIRAEKECKIXYDDFVECLCFGRKRMKRLSDIRRQRDKLIKEGKYTPPPHHLGKEDPRP from the exons ATGCCTTTCTTTGATGTGCAGAAAAGGCTGGGCCTTAACTTAGATCAGTGGATGACAATCCAAAGTGCTGAGCAGCCTCACAAGATTCCAGGTCGATGCCATGCTTTTGAAAAAGAA TGGATAGAATGTGCGCATGGAATTGGTGGTATCCGtgcagagaaagagtgcaaga GATATGATGATTTCGTAGAATGTCTCTGCTTCGGCAGAAAACGG ATGAAACGTCTGAGTGACATCAGGAGGCAGCGGGATAAACTGATAAAGGAAGGGAAGTACACACCCCCGCCTCACCACTTGGGCAAGGAGGACCCTAGGCCCTGA